Proteins co-encoded in one Oncorhynchus clarkii lewisi isolate Uvic-CL-2024 unplaced genomic scaffold, UVic_Ocla_1.0 unplaced_contig_1321_pilon_pilon, whole genome shotgun sequence genomic window:
- the LOC139395245 gene encoding F-box/LRR-repeat protein 14, translating to METHISCLFPEILAMIFSYLDVRDKGRVAQVCAAWRDASYHKSVWRGVEAKLHLRRANPSLFPSLQARGIRRVQILSLRRSLSYVIQGMPNIESLNLSGCYNLTDNGLGHAFVQEIPSLRVLNLSLCKQITDSSLGRIAQYLKNLEVLELGGCSNITNTGLLLIAWGLHRLKSLNLRSCRHVSDVGIGHLAGMTRSAAEGCLNLEYLTLQDCQKLTDLSLKHISKGLAKLKVLNLSFCGGISDAGMIHLSHMTSLWSLNLRSCDNISDTGIMHLAMGTLRLSGLDMSFCDKIGDQSLAYIAQGLYQLKSLSLCSCHISDDGINRMVRQMHELRTLNIGQCVRITDKGLELIADHLTQLTGIDLYGCTKITKRGLERITQLPCLKVLNLGLWQMTESEKVR from the coding sequence ATGGAGACGCACATATCGTGCCTCTTTCCGGAAATTTTAGCCATGATTTTCAGCTACTTGGATGTAAGGGACAAAGGCAGGGTGGCCCAAGTGTGTGCTGCTTGGAGGGACGCTTCCTACCACAAGTCGGTGTGGAGGGGGGTGGAAGCCAAGCTGCATCTGCGGCGGGCCAATCCTTCTCTCTTCCCCAGCCTACAGGCCCGCGGAATCCGGAGAGTACAGATTCTCAGCCTGCGGCGGAGCCTCAGCTACGTGATCCAGGGGATGCCAAACATCGAGAGCCTGAACCTGAGTGGCTGCTATAACTTAACGGATAACGGCCTGGGCCACGCGTTTGTCCAGGAGATCCCTTCCCTTCGGGTTCTAAACCTTAGTCTGTGTAAGCAGATCACGGACTCCAGCCTGGGCCGGATCGCCCAGTATCTGAAGAACCTGGAGGTTCTGGAACTGGGCGGGTGTAGTAACATCACCAACACGGGGCTGTTGCTCATAGCGTGGGGTTTACACCGGCTCAAGAGCCTCAATCTCCGCAGCTGCCGGCATGTGTCTGACGTGGGCATCGGGCACCTGGCGGGCATGACCCGCAGCGCAGCGGAGGGCTGTCTCAACCTGGAATACCTGACGCTGCAGGACTGTCAGAAACTTACGGATCTGTCCCTCAAGCACATCTCGAAGGGCCTGGCTAAGCTCAAAGTTCTCAACCTGAGTTTCTGTGGCGGGATCTCTGACGCAGGTATGATCCACCTCTCCCACATGACCAGCCTCTGGAGCCTTAACCTGCGCTCGTGCGACAACATCAGTGACACGGGCATCATGCACCTGGCCATGGGCACGCTGCGGCTCTCCGGGCTAGACATGTCCTTCTGTGACAAGATAGGGGACCAGAGTCTGGCTTACATCGCCCAGGGCCTGTACCAGCTCAAATCCCTGTCCCTGTGCTCGTGCCACATTAGTGACGATGGCATCAACAGGATGGTGCGCCAGATGCATGAGCTGAGAACCCTGAACATTGGACAGTGTGTGCGGATTACAGACAAAGGACTGGAGCTCATTGCCGACCACTTGACTCAGTTGACGGGGATCGATCTGTATGGATGTACTAAAATCACGAAACGGGGACTGGAAAGGATAACGCAGCTCCCATGCCTTAAAGTTTTGAATCTGGGACTTTGGCAGATGACAGAGAGTGAAAAAGTGAGGTGA